GGCCAACTAAACGATTCCGCGCGGAGGTTGCCGAGCTCAAGGGGCTGGGCGGTGCGACGGCCTGTTCCTTCGCGAACTCGGCCAGGTCCTTGCCATCAATGACCTTCCGCCCCTTTTCATCGGTAGTCGCGGAAATGATTCCTGCATCAATCCACCGGCGAACCGTGTCGTCACTGACATCTAGGAACTGTGCGGCATCTTTTATCCGTATTTGCGTCATATCAGACATAATACTTATGCAAATGCGCCTAGCCCGCCTCAGTCGCACCTCTTTTGTTTCACTATGGCAACTTTTTCTGCCAATCGTCAGTTAACGCCCAAGCTCGAACTTGCCACGGTCCGCTAGCATTAGAACCCTGCAATGTATGACAGGAGCGGCCATGACTAACAAGCAAAAGATGTCGAGGGACTGGATCAGCCCCTCGACCGGGGCAATCATCGCCATTATTGCGCTGGTCGGGTTGTTCTGTTCCGTTCAGTTATTGGGGTCGGAACTGAAGCTTCTTAGCGATCCAGACGCAATCCTCGTCTGCGATGTGAACCCACTAATCGCGTGTTCAGATGCGTTGCTAACCCCTGAGTCCCATCTCCTCTTTGGCCTACCGAACTCGATGATGGGAATCATTTCGTTCTCGATGCTACTGGCCATCGCGGCTGTTCTTTTGTTCCGCGGCTCTCTGCCTCGAGTCATTCGCGTGCTGCTGGTGGTGGGAGCCTTCGTCGGTCTGATCTATGTTGTCTACTTTCTGTACCTTTCGATCAGCTACTTCGGAAAACTTTGTCCGTACTGCATGGGCGTTTGGGCTGCCACGCTGGCGTTCGCTCCGCTCGCTCTAGGCATTGGGGCCGGCACGGGAGCGTTTGGGCAGAAATCGGTAAA
The sequence above is a segment of the Actinomycetaceae bacterium MB13-C1-2 genome. Coding sequences within it:
- a CDS encoding helix-turn-helix transcriptional regulator, giving the protein MSDMTQIRIKDAAQFLDVSDDTVRRWIDAGIISATTDEKGRKVIDGKDLAEFAKEQAVAPPSPLSSATSARNRLVGLVTNVISDKVMSQVELQCGPFRVVSLMSTEAVNQLGLELGVVAVATVKATMVVVETPLD
- a CDS encoding vitamin K epoxide reductase family protein gives rise to the protein MTNKQKMSRDWISPSTGAIIAIIALVGLFCSVQLLGSELKLLSDPDAILVCDVNPLIACSDALLTPESHLLFGLPNSMMGIISFSMLLAIAAVLLFRGSLPRVIRVLLVVGAFVGLIYVVYFLYLSISYFGKLCPYCMGVWAATLAFAPLALGIGAGTGAFGQKSVKWGQAVQKYWWAIALVLYLIVVLVVVLGLGDKIGYLFS